Proteins encoded within one genomic window of Cucumis sativus cultivar 9930 chromosome 3, Cucumber_9930_V3, whole genome shotgun sequence:
- the LOC101203543 gene encoding XIAP-associated factor 1, which yields MAVASEETTSICNHCGRDIPSSNIDLHSVHCARNLEKCKICGDMVPKRHAEEHFLNTHAPVSCSLCSETMERDILAIHKGENCPQRIVTCEFCEFPLPAIDLAEHQEVCGNRTELCPLCRCYIRLRERYNHENNCKGIIPADNIAESSRDVGAAPERDHQARDRGARRRQPQEFSTRRLIFTIAITGIAVLLGSLFFPRKTESNGVH from the exons ATGGCTGTTGCATCTGAAGAGACCACAAGCATATGCAACCACTG CGGAAGAGATATTCCGTCATCAAATATCGATCTGCATTCTGTTCATTGCGCGAGGAAtcttgaaaaatgtaaaatatgcGGCGATATGGTTCCTAAAAGACATGCGGaggaacattttttgaacacaCATGCGCCA GTTTCCTGTTCGCTGTGTAGCGAGACCATGGAGCGGGACATTTTAGCAATTCATAAAGGTGAGAATTGCCCCCAAAGGATTGTCACTTGCGAGTTCTGTGAGTTCCCATTGCCAGCAATAGATCTGGCAGAACATCAG GAAGTTTGTGGTAACCGGACTGAACTTTGTCCTCTGTGTCGTTGTTATATAAGATTACGAGAACGATATAACCATGAAAACAATTGCAAGGGTATTATACCTGCTGATAACATTGCAGAGTCTTCCAG GGACGTCGGGGCAGCACCAGAAAGAGACCATCAAGCTAGAGATCGAGGTGCTCGAAGAAGACAGCCACAGGAGTTTTCTACTCGTCGTCTTATATTCACTATTGCAATAACTGGTATTGCCGTTCTATTAGGATCCCTATTTTTCCCGAGGAAGACCGAGAGCAACGGCGTACACTGA